In the genome of Enterococcus hirae ATCC 9790, one region contains:
- a CDS encoding tyrosine-protein phosphatase, with amino-acid sequence MIDLHCHLLPAVDDGAQNLEESLAMAEKAVEQGITHILCTPHHNNGKYCNQKKKVIPLVATLQKELDKRNLPLVLLEGQEVRITGELLEALHRDELLFTDLNDTYLLIEFPTLEVPLYAKNLFFELLKLGKIPVIVHPERNTYFAKDPNRLLPYLEMGCLTQLTAPSYLGRFGKEIQKTAKKMVKYNLVQMIASDAHGVERRSFCLKECYEQIAKDFNNEKVEQMKQVAKDLINGEQIHYPTYQAIKKKKFGLF; translated from the coding sequence ATGATCGATTTACATTGTCATCTATTACCAGCAGTTGACGATGGTGCGCAAAACCTGGAAGAAAGCCTAGCAATGGCTGAAAAAGCGGTTGAACAAGGGATTACTCATATTTTATGTACACCGCACCATAACAATGGCAAGTATTGTAATCAAAAGAAAAAAGTCATTCCCCTAGTCGCCACTTTACAAAAAGAGCTGGATAAAAGAAATTTACCGTTGGTGTTATTAGAAGGTCAAGAAGTTCGTATTACTGGAGAATTGCTTGAAGCGCTTCACCGAGATGAACTTCTTTTTACAGATTTAAATGATACTTATCTGTTGATTGAATTTCCTACATTAGAAGTACCGTTATATGCAAAGAACCTTTTTTTTGAACTGTTGAAACTAGGAAAAATACCAGTAATCGTGCATCCTGAGCGTAATACTTATTTTGCAAAAGATCCGAATCGTTTGTTGCCTTATCTAGAAATGGGCTGTTTGACACAGCTGACAGCGCCAAGTTATCTGGGGCGCTTTGGCAAAGAAATCCAAAAAACAGCAAAAAAAATGGTCAAGTACAATCTTGTACAAATGATTGCTTCGGATGCTCACGGTGTTGAGCGACGTTCTTTTTGTTTAAAAGAATGTTATGAACAAATCGCTAAAGACTTCAATAACGAAAAAGTTGAACAAATGAAACAAGTCGCCAAAGATTTAATCAATGGGGAGCAGATTCATTATCCAACTTATCAAGCGATAAAAAAGAAGAAGTTTGGGTTATTTTAG
- a CDS encoding polysaccharide biosynthesis protein has translation MFEVTRKRKIAILIGVDSLLLFLANIATIRFMKPFAEVSTDFMFISTGVSIGFYLFYGSLFKVFTRINRYMNLEEIRAIFVSLSITMISNLFVLFFINHQYMLRLTIFTYILSLLLIMGSRLEWRLYIEKKQTKLQPRATAKKTIIVGAGEGGRILANILLGSKTASDTYVIGFVDDDPNKQNTYLSGKKVIGMIKDLPALIKKHDVQIVTIAIPSLSKTKIRNIFQMVESLHVKVNTMPSMEEIASGKVSVTKLKKIDVVDLLERDEVELDIESIKGHLTGKTILVTGAGGSIGSEICRQIIQFSPAQLLLVGHGENSIYLIDRELRMNQQNQQTKIVPLIADIQDRDKINEIMQNYRPDIVYHAAAHKHVPLMEVNPKEAVKNNILGTKNVAEAAKQAKVKNFVMVSTDKANHPPNVMGATKRIAEMIVTGLNEKNGTTFSAVRFGNVLGSRGSVIPVFREQIAQGGPVTITDFRMTRYFMTIPEASRLVIQSGVLAKGGEIFILDMGEPVKIVNLAKNMIRLSGYREDEIEILETGIRPGEKLYEELLLDKERNDEAVYEKIFVGNIKGYSNQKVMDFIRHLPKDEKQLAREVIRFANASNQ, from the coding sequence GTGTTTGAAGTCACAAGAAAAAGAAAGATTGCTATTTTGATAGGAGTTGATAGCTTATTGTTGTTTTTGGCAAACATTGCTACAATTAGATTCATGAAGCCATTCGCAGAAGTATCAACGGATTTTATGTTCATCTCTACAGGCGTTTCAATAGGTTTCTATTTGTTTTATGGGAGTTTATTTAAAGTCTTTACAAGGATCAATCGCTATATGAATTTAGAAGAAATCAGGGCGATTTTTGTTTCTTTGTCGATCACTATGATTTCAAATCTTTTTGTCTTGTTTTTTATCAATCATCAGTATATGTTACGTCTAACGATCTTTACCTATATTTTGTCTTTGCTTTTAATCATGGGAAGCCGTCTGGAGTGGCGTCTTTACATTGAGAAAAAGCAGACAAAGCTACAACCTAGAGCCACTGCCAAGAAGACGATCATCGTAGGCGCTGGTGAAGGCGGTAGAATTTTGGCAAATATCTTACTTGGATCAAAAACAGCAAGTGACACCTATGTCATTGGTTTTGTTGATGATGATCCTAATAAGCAAAATACATATCTTTCAGGAAAAAAAGTGATCGGTATGATCAAAGACCTCCCTGCACTAATCAAGAAACATGATGTACAAATCGTTACCATCGCCATTCCTTCCTTATCCAAAACAAAAATCAGGAATATCTTTCAAATGGTAGAATCCTTGCATGTCAAAGTAAACACGATGCCTTCAATGGAAGAAATCGCTTCTGGAAAAGTCAGTGTCACAAAATTAAAAAAAATTGACGTAGTTGATTTACTAGAAAGAGATGAAGTTGAATTGGACATTGAATCGATCAAAGGTCATTTGACAGGGAAAACCATTCTTGTGACTGGTGCGGGTGGCTCGATCGGCTCAGAGATTTGTCGGCAGATTATCCAGTTTTCCCCAGCACAATTATTACTAGTAGGACATGGGGAAAATTCGATTTATTTGATCGATCGGGAACTCCGCATGAATCAGCAAAATCAGCAGACAAAAATCGTCCCGCTCATTGCAGATATTCAAGATCGTGACAAAATCAATGAGATCATGCAAAACTATCGCCCAGATATCGTTTATCATGCTGCAGCACATAAGCATGTTCCTCTCATGGAAGTAAATCCCAAAGAAGCAGTAAAAAATAATATTCTTGGAACGAAAAATGTTGCGGAAGCAGCCAAACAAGCGAAAGTCAAGAATTTTGTGATGGTCTCAACAGATAAAGCGAATCATCCACCTAATGTGATGGGAGCGACAAAGCGGATTGCAGAAATGATTGTAACAGGATTGAACGAAAAAAATGGAACAACATTTTCCGCTGTTCGCTTTGGAAATGTATTAGGTTCACGAGGAAGTGTGATTCCTGTCTTTCGTGAACAAATTGCGCAAGGTGGACCAGTCACGATTACTGATTTTCGGATGACACGTTACTTTATGACAATTCCTGAAGCAAGTCGATTGGTTATTCAATCAGGAGTCTTGGCTAAAGGTGGAGAGATTTTTATTTTAGATATGGGTGAACCAGTCAAAATCGTCAACCTTGCCAAAAATATGATTCGCCTGAGTGGCTATCGTGAAGACGAAATTGAGATTCTTGAAACGGGTATCCGTCCTGGGGAAAAACTATATGAAGAACTACTGTTGGATAAAGAGAGAAACGATGAAGCTGTCTATGAAAAAATTTTTGTCGGAAACATCAAAGGTTATTCAAATCAAAAAGTGATGGATTTTATCCGTCATTTGCCAAAAGATGAGAAACAATTAGCAAGAGAAGTGATTCGTTTTGCCAATGCTTCTAATCAATAG
- a CDS encoding acetyltransferase has product MDAIIVGAGGFGKEIAFLLQQQNEYQWVGFVDDRKSEQSDVLGKPVIGKIADLLQVKTPMAVFLGIAAPTVKENIYEQLRQNPHLLFPNLFAPSALIGLNVQLGIGNILMPYTTYTADISIGDFNMINIGSTIGHDSIIGSYNAIFPNVNISGAVTLGDKNELGVGTKIIQERSIGDGNIIGAGSVVIRDIPHHSKWVGVPAKIIERWS; this is encoded by the coding sequence GTGGATGCAATAATAGTAGGAGCAGGTGGGTTTGGTAAAGAAATTGCTTTTTTGCTCCAACAACAAAATGAGTATCAGTGGGTCGGTTTTGTCGATGATCGTAAAAGTGAGCAAAGCGATGTTCTAGGAAAACCTGTGATTGGCAAAATTGCTGACTTGCTTCAAGTCAAAACACCAATGGCAGTTTTTCTTGGGATTGCGGCTCCGACGGTCAAAGAAAACATCTATGAACAGTTACGACAAAACCCTCACTTGCTTTTTCCAAATTTGTTTGCCCCTAGCGCATTGATTGGCTTAAATGTTCAACTGGGCATTGGGAACATATTGATGCCTTACACGACCTATACTGCAGATATTTCAATCGGTGACTTCAATATGATCAATATTGGTTCAACAATCGGTCATGACTCCATTATAGGTAGTTACAATGCCATTTTTCCTAATGTCAATATTTCGGGAGCAGTCACTTTAGGAGATAAAAATGAACTGGGTGTCGGTACAAAGATTATTCAAGAACGTTCGATTGGTGATGGTAACATTATTGGGGCTGGCAGTGTTGTCATCAGAGATATCCCTCATCATTCAAAATGGGTGGGGGTACCAGCAAAGATAATTGAAAGGTGGAGTTGA
- a CDS encoding DegT/DnrJ/EryC1/StrS family aminotransferase, translating into MRKKRILLASPHMSEAGYEQAFVKEAFDTNWIAPLGANVDGFEQELADHVGAKHVAALSSGTAAIHLALKAAGVTKGDQVICQSLTFAATVNPILYQGAAPIFVDSDAETWNMSPVHLRAALEKYPKAKAVIVVHLYGLAANLAEIMQICQEYQVTLIEDAAESLGTTYQGKYTGTFGDYGIYSFNGNKIITTSGGGALISDDPLKIEKVKFWATQSRENERHYQHLEIGYNYRMSNILAGIGRGQLKVLNERIQKKRAIYQFYQEELSEFPNIQFMPENSWNEPNYWLSVIRLEGIDPSYLIEELEKGQIEARPVWKPMHLQPVFDSFDFIGGEVAESLFSSGVCLPSDTKMTDEELNRVVATIKRVMRYE; encoded by the coding sequence GTGAGAAAAAAGCGAATATTATTAGCTTCGCCCCATATGAGTGAAGCAGGCTATGAACAAGCGTTTGTCAAAGAAGCCTTTGATACGAACTGGATTGCCCCTTTAGGTGCCAATGTCGATGGTTTTGAGCAAGAACTGGCAGATCATGTGGGAGCCAAGCATGTTGCTGCGCTTTCTTCAGGTACGGCAGCGATTCATTTAGCATTAAAGGCAGCAGGTGTCACGAAAGGAGATCAAGTGATTTGTCAATCCTTGACTTTTGCAGCTACGGTCAACCCGATTCTTTATCAAGGAGCCGCCCCAATCTTTGTGGATAGTGATGCCGAAACTTGGAATATGAGTCCTGTTCATTTACGCGCAGCTTTAGAAAAATATCCAAAAGCGAAAGCGGTGATCGTCGTTCACTTATATGGATTAGCTGCAAACTTAGCTGAAATCATGCAGATCTGTCAAGAATATCAAGTGACGTTGATTGAAGATGCTGCCGAATCATTAGGAACGACTTACCAAGGTAAATATACAGGAACGTTTGGAGACTATGGGATTTATTCCTTCAATGGAAATAAGATCATCACAACTTCAGGTGGGGGAGCATTGATCTCTGACGATCCTTTAAAAATCGAAAAAGTCAAATTTTGGGCCACTCAATCTCGTGAAAATGAACGTCATTATCAACATTTAGAAATCGGTTATAACTATCGTATGAGCAATATATTAGCAGGAATCGGACGTGGTCAATTAAAAGTATTAAATGAAAGAATCCAAAAGAAGCGTGCCATCTATCAATTTTATCAAGAAGAATTGTCCGAGTTTCCTAATATACAATTTATGCCGGAAAACTCTTGGAACGAACCTAACTATTGGTTGAGTGTCATTCGTTTAGAAGGAATAGATCCATCTTATTTGATTGAAGAATTGGAAAAAGGACAGATCGAAGCACGTCCTGTCTGGAAACCGATGCACTTACAGCCTGTTTTTGACTCTTTTGATTTTATTGGCGGTGAAGTTGCAGAATCGCTTTTTTCTTCTGGAGTTTGTCTTCCCTCAGATACTAAAATGACGGATGAAGAGTTAAATAGAGTCGTTGCAACGATCAAGCGAGTGATGCGTTATGAGTAA
- a CDS encoding sugar transferase encodes MSKPTFYRLFGKRAFDLFFSGLLLLLLAPLMLILAGCVRFKLGSPVIFKQTRPGKNEQLFFMYKFRTMTDEKDQHGAYLPDEVRLTKFGKLLRATSLDELPELWNIFKGEMSFVGPRPLLVEYLTLYNEEQRKRHNIRPGLTGLAQVSGRNAISWEEKFTYDCLYVESYSFGKDVWILLQTVLKVFKQEGISSNFGPTSEKFEGNEPY; translated from the coding sequence ATGAGTAAACCAACCTTTTATCGACTTTTTGGAAAGCGTGCGTTCGATCTTTTTTTCTCAGGTCTTTTATTGCTTTTGCTTGCACCACTGATGCTCATACTTGCAGGGTGTGTTCGATTTAAACTAGGTTCACCGGTTATTTTTAAGCAAACAAGACCAGGGAAGAATGAACAATTATTTTTTATGTACAAGTTTCGCACGATGACAGACGAGAAAGATCAACATGGCGCGTATCTTCCAGATGAAGTTCGTCTAACAAAATTCGGCAAACTACTTAGAGCGACTAGCCTTGACGAGCTGCCAGAGCTTTGGAATATCTTTAAAGGCGAAATGTCTTTTGTTGGTCCTCGTCCATTATTGGTAGAATATTTGACACTTTATAATGAAGAGCAACGAAAACGCCACAACATTCGCCCAGGTTTGACCGGATTGGCCCAAGTCAGTGGTAGAAATGCGATCAGTTGGGAAGAAAAGTTTACGTATGATTGTTTGTACGTTGAAAGTTATTCGTTTGGCAAAGATGTTTGGATCTTGTTACAAACAGTTCTTAAGGTGTTCAAACAAGAAGGGATTAGCTCAAATTTTGGACCAACAAGTGAAAAATTTGAAGGGAATGAACCATACTGA
- a CDS encoding glycosyltransferase family 4 protein: protein MTTISNTLNAFLIPHIDQLIKNGHEVSVACALEQPLASYFSDKKIPVFQIPFNRNPLAKSNLLAYKKIKQLIKEENIDIVHTHTPVASMVTRLACKRINIPIYYTAHGFHFYQGAPMLNWFVYYPVEKYLSRYTSKLITINQEDYLLASQKFKATQTHLIQGVGIQVEKFEKTLVDKRLKSKVLSLAQPTTKVLLSVGELNKNKNHELVIHALASFKDQDFHYFICGTGPLKQTLEQKIKFLGLEKKVSLLGYRKDIIQIMKMSDLFLFPSLREGLPVSIMEAMSVGLPVVASNIRGNKDLIYDENTGKLFDVKESEELVNILQDFFAGTLPVTKYSENAAAHIQQFSENVIINQVAELYETL from the coding sequence GTGACGACGATCTCCAATACACTCAATGCTTTTTTAATCCCTCATATTGATCAACTAATCAAAAATGGACATGAAGTGAGTGTGGCATGTGCGCTTGAACAACCGTTGGCATCTTATTTTTCTGATAAAAAAATACCTGTATTTCAAATACCATTCAATAGGAATCCATTAGCTAAAAGCAATCTTTTAGCCTATAAGAAAATCAAACAGCTGATCAAAGAAGAGAATATCGATATCGTACATACGCATACGCCAGTTGCTTCGATGGTGACAAGACTTGCTTGTAAGCGGATCAATATTCCTATCTACTATACGGCACATGGGTTTCACTTTTATCAAGGAGCCCCTATGCTTAATTGGTTCGTCTATTACCCAGTTGAAAAATACTTATCTCGTTATACAAGTAAGCTTATTACCATTAATCAGGAAGATTATTTGCTTGCTTCACAAAAATTTAAAGCAACACAAACTCATTTGATTCAGGGGGTTGGAATCCAAGTCGAAAAGTTCGAGAAAACCTTGGTTGATAAACGGCTAAAAAGTAAGGTACTTTCACTAGCTCAGCCAACAACCAAAGTACTCCTTTCAGTCGGTGAATTGAATAAAAACAAAAACCACGAACTGGTGATTCATGCACTCGCTTCATTTAAAGACCAAGATTTCCACTATTTTATTTGTGGAACGGGGCCTTTGAAACAAACGCTGGAACAAAAAATTAAATTTTTAGGTTTGGAAAAGAAAGTCAGTTTACTCGGATATCGTAAGGATATTATTCAGATCATGAAAATGAGTGATCTATTTCTCTTTCCTTCTTTAAGAGAAGGATTGCCCGTATCGATCATGGAGGCTATGAGCGTTGGTTTACCGGTAGTCGCTTCAAATATACGAGGCAATAAAGATCTGATCTATGATGAGAACACAGGAAAATTGTTTGATGTCAAAGAGTCAGAAGAACTAGTGAATATTCTTCAAGATTTTTTTGCTGGAACGTTACCTGTTACAAAATATTCCGAGAACGCTGCTGCTCATATCCAACAATTCAGCGAAAATGTAATCATCAATCAAGTAGCAGAACTTTATGAAACTTTATAA
- a CDS encoding nucleotide sugar dehydrogenase, translating to MNVSIFGLGYVGLANALLLSQHENVKAYDIVAEKIERLQKKESPIEDREVHNFLQREDLAIEFIKDFREAVLFGDYLIIATPTDYDEKKNYFNTSSIESIIEQALAIRPEAKFIIKSTVPVGYTAELKKKYQTENIVFSPEFLREGKALYDNLYPSRIVVGECSDRGTEIANMFKKNTQADNVPVLLTHSTEAEAIKLFSNTYLALRVAYFNELDSYAEIRGLNTKQIIEGVGLDPRIGSHYNNPSFGYGGYCLPKDTKQLKANYTDVPNNLIQAIVEANTTRKDFIAEQILAQKPKTVGIYRLTMKADSDNFRYSSIQGVMKRIQEQGVSVVVYEPTLPVEEFHHAPVVSDLARFKQLSDVIVSNRMDHQLKDVIEKVYTRDIFSRDE from the coding sequence TTGAACGTATCAATTTTCGGCCTAGGCTATGTAGGGCTAGCCAATGCGTTATTACTTAGCCAGCATGAGAATGTCAAAGCTTATGACATCGTAGCAGAAAAGATCGAACGACTACAAAAGAAGGAGTCACCAATTGAAGACCGTGAAGTACATAATTTTCTTCAAAGAGAAGACCTAGCAATCGAATTTATTAAGGATTTCCGAGAAGCGGTTCTTTTTGGTGATTATTTGATTATTGCCACACCCACTGATTACGATGAAAAGAAAAATTATTTTAATACCTCATCGATTGAGAGCATCATTGAACAAGCTCTCGCCATTCGTCCAGAAGCAAAATTTATCATTAAGTCCACGGTACCAGTAGGGTATACGGCCGAATTAAAGAAAAAATATCAAACAGAAAATATTGTTTTTTCACCAGAATTTTTACGTGAAGGTAAAGCATTGTACGATAATCTTTATCCTTCCCGCATTGTTGTAGGAGAATGTTCAGATAGAGGGACAGAGATTGCGAATATGTTCAAAAAGAATACGCAAGCAGATAATGTCCCAGTTTTATTGACTCATTCAACAGAAGCGGAAGCAATCAAGTTATTCTCAAATACGTATCTGGCGTTGCGTGTGGCTTACTTCAATGAATTGGATAGTTATGCGGAGATACGAGGCTTAAATACGAAACAAATCATTGAAGGCGTCGGACTGGACCCACGTATCGGCTCTCATTACAATAATCCTTCATTTGGTTATGGAGGGTATTGTTTGCCAAAAGATACGAAACAGTTGAAAGCAAATTATACCGATGTGCCTAACAATCTTATCCAAGCGATCGTTGAAGCAAATACAACCAGAAAAGATTTTATTGCAGAACAAATTTTAGCCCAAAAGCCTAAGACTGTGGGAATCTATCGGTTAACGATGAAAGCCGATTCAGACAATTTCCGTTATTCATCGATTCAAGGAGTCATGAAACGAATCCAGGAACAAGGAGTTTCGGTGGTTGTCTATGAGCCAACGTTACCTGTTGAAGAATTTCATCATGCGCCTGTCGTTTCGGATCTTGCGCGATTCAAACAACTATCGGATGTGATCGTCTCAAATCGGATGGACCATCAATTAAAAGATGTGATCGAAAAAGTCTATACGAGAGATATTTTTAGTCGGGATGAATAA
- a CDS encoding oligosaccharide flippase family protein, whose translation MKNIAKNFFYQSLFQLTKIILPIITIPIVSNALGPSGIGLYNYTFSIVQYFVLFAGLGVTMYGNREITLTYNRKKEALSEVFWEILLFKALASLIVIVVYFIVASLLNNRSYLFVQSLAIFAVLFDVSWFFMGIEDFKKTSIANLVVQLVTFFLILFLIKNEDDTLKYTLIQGLGLVCSQVSVWFFIPKYIHLTKVDLKKSLSHLKGSFDYFIPQIAIMLYTNLNKTLLGFTLGSVAVGYFTNSLQLNTVFITIITTLDIVLLPHMTSFFAKKNMEKIVRTMEKTIHLQLFFSIPIMFGMLTVYDKLVPWFFGEKFSYITQIIPYFTVLIVIVPLGMAISRQYLMPIGQVKEYNRSVIIGAIINLVANLILLPSIGFLGVVFSTILAESFVTVVRTRAFLKQTTFTFSLRKIGMFIIAGLIMCLITRFLTGHLTSNIRTNLIQFVIACPIYLAITTITKVNPLVDLLRIKKKI comes from the coding sequence ATGAAAAATATAGCCAAAAATTTTTTTTATCAGAGCTTGTTTCAACTGACGAAAATCATTCTTCCGATTATTACCATTCCAATCGTTTCTAATGCTTTAGGACCAAGTGGGATCGGTCTTTATAATTATACGTTTTCAATTGTCCAATATTTTGTTTTGTTTGCGGGGCTAGGGGTAACGATGTACGGGAACCGGGAAATAACTTTGACTTACAACCGTAAGAAAGAAGCGTTATCAGAAGTTTTTTGGGAAATTCTGCTTTTTAAGGCATTAGCGAGCTTAATTGTCATAGTCGTTTACTTTATTGTTGCCTCTTTATTAAATAATCGTTCGTATTTGTTTGTCCAATCCTTGGCGATTTTTGCCGTATTATTTGACGTATCTTGGTTTTTTATGGGAATTGAAGATTTTAAGAAAACTAGTATAGCTAATTTAGTAGTCCAACTAGTCACGTTTTTTCTCATTCTTTTCTTGATTAAAAACGAAGACGACACGTTAAAATATACCTTGATTCAAGGACTAGGTTTAGTTTGTTCACAAGTGAGTGTCTGGTTCTTTATTCCTAAATACATTCATTTGACGAAAGTTGATTTAAAGAAAAGTCTTAGTCATTTAAAGGGCTCTTTTGATTATTTTATTCCTCAAATTGCGATCATGTTGTATACCAATTTGAATAAGACCCTTTTAGGTTTCACATTAGGAAGTGTTGCAGTGGGCTATTTTACCAATTCTCTGCAATTGAATACCGTATTCATCACGATCATAACTACCTTAGACATCGTCTTACTTCCCCATATGACAAGTTTTTTTGCAAAAAAAAATATGGAGAAAATCGTTCGCACGATGGAAAAAACGATTCATTTACAATTGTTTTTTTCGATTCCAATCATGTTTGGGATGTTGACAGTTTATGACAAGCTCGTTCCTTGGTTTTTTGGCGAAAAATTTAGCTACATCACTCAAATTATTCCATATTTTACGGTTTTGATTGTGATCGTTCCTTTAGGCATGGCGATTTCTAGACAATATCTAATGCCAATCGGTCAGGTTAAAGAGTATAATCGTTCAGTAATCATTGGAGCTATCATCAATCTTGTGGCAAATCTCATACTATTGCCGTCTATTGGCTTTTTGGGCGTTGTATTTTCAACTATTCTCGCCGAAAGTTTCGTTACAGTTGTAAGAACAAGAGCTTTTCTGAAACAGACGACGTTTACCTTTTCTCTAAGAAAAATCGGGATGTTTATAATTGCTGGATTGATCATGTGTTTGATCACCAGGTTTTTAACAGGTCATTTAACGAGTAATATCCGAACCAATCTGATCCAATTCGTCATTGCTTGTCCGATCTATCTCGCAATCACAACGATAACCAAAGTCAATCCACTAGTTGATTTATTGAGGATCAAAAAGAAAATCTAA
- the yidC gene encoding membrane protein insertase YidC — MNKWKNWVLGSGLVTVMLFLSGCVRLDSNGNPDTSGIVYRVLVHPMGQAITYLVENFNWSYGWAVILMTVIVRIIILPLGISQSKKTMIQSEKMQALKPQVEAAQQKLKTATTREEQMAAQAEMQQVYRENGLSMTGGIGCLPLLIQMPIFSALYFTARYTEGIRESSFYGIDLGHPSFVLVAIAGAAYLLQGYISTIGIPEEQKKTMRTMLIVSPAMIVFMSISAPAGVTLYWVVGGIFSCLQTFITNVIMKPKLKAQVAEELKQNPPKQVVTPRKDVTPADSEQPVKKQVKAPKNQTGRNAGKQQKRK; from the coding sequence ATGAATAAATGGAAAAATTGGGTATTGGGTTCTGGCCTTGTCACAGTCATGCTTTTCTTATCTGGTTGTGTTCGTCTGGATTCAAATGGTAACCCTGACACATCAGGTATCGTGTACCGAGTATTAGTCCATCCAATGGGACAAGCGATTACATATTTAGTGGAGAACTTCAACTGGTCCTATGGTTGGGCTGTTATTTTAATGACAGTCATCGTTCGTATCATCATTTTGCCATTAGGTATTAGTCAATCGAAAAAGACAATGATCCAATCTGAAAAAATGCAAGCATTGAAGCCGCAAGTCGAAGCCGCTCAACAAAAACTAAAAACGGCGACTACTCGTGAAGAACAAATGGCTGCACAAGCTGAAATGCAACAAGTTTATCGTGAAAATGGGTTAAGTATGACTGGCGGGATTGGCTGCTTGCCTCTCTTGATCCAAATGCCGATCTTTTCAGCCCTTTATTTCACAGCTCGTTATACAGAAGGCATTCGTGAATCCTCTTTCTATGGGATCGACTTAGGACACCCTAGTTTTGTATTAGTTGCGATTGCTGGTGCTGCTTATTTACTTCAAGGATATATTTCAACAATCGGTATCCCTGAAGAACAAAAGAAAACAATGCGTACGATGCTTATCGTTTCGCCTGCGATGATCGTCTTCATGTCGATCAGTGCGCCAGCTGGAGTCACACTTTATTGGGTAGTTGGTGGTATCTTTAGTTGTTTGCAAACCTTCATTACAAATGTCATCATGAAGCCTAAATTAAAAGCTCAAGTGGCAGAAGAGTTAAAACAAAATCCACCGAAGCAAGTCGTAACACCTCGTAAAGACGTGACACCTGCGGATAGCGAACAACCAGTGAAGAAACAAGTCAAAGCACCTAAAAACCAAACAGGTCGTAACGCTGGAAAACAACAAAAACGGAAATAA
- a CDS encoding acylphosphatase → MKKIKMNVQGRVQGVGFRYMTKIVADQLGITGTVKNEEDGSVTIEACGDEETIKRFIEEVKDSPSPSGRVQYVDLQDNPMMEERKKFDVIG, encoded by the coding sequence ATGAAAAAAATCAAGATGAACGTTCAAGGACGTGTCCAAGGTGTTGGCTTTCGTTATATGACAAAAATCGTTGCCGATCAATTAGGGATCACAGGCACAGTTAAAAACGAAGAAGATGGTTCGGTGACAATCGAAGCATGTGGCGATGAGGAAACGATCAAAAGATTCATTGAAGAAGTAAAGGATTCTCCAAGTCCTAGTGGTCGCGTACAATACGTTGACTTGCAAGATAATCCGATGATGGAAGAACGAAAAAAATTTGATGTGATCGGCTAA
- a CDS encoding TrmH family RNA methyltransferase produces the protein MKEIQSAKNPRIKELKKLHKKKYREETGEYLLEGFHLVEEAVASHAKVKEILITEKGLEEWEEWLKKHLDIPCTLVTNEVMAVVSDLPTPQGILAVMLYEKVNMPELTGGWLLLDNVQDPGNVGTMIRTADAFGLSGVVLGKGSADIYSTKVLRSMQGSNYHLPILQTDLEQMIPLLKEQNFNIYGTELNEDARSLEQVTVPEKYAIVMGNEGQGVRPEILSLTDKNIYIPIRGNAESLNVGVAAGIVLYHFSL, from the coding sequence GTGAAAGAAATCCAATCAGCAAAAAATCCAAGAATCAAAGAATTGAAAAAACTACATAAGAAAAAATACCGGGAAGAAACAGGCGAGTATCTACTCGAAGGATTCCATTTGGTTGAAGAGGCAGTTGCTTCTCATGCCAAAGTAAAAGAAATCTTAATCACAGAGAAAGGGTTAGAAGAGTGGGAGGAGTGGCTTAAAAAACATTTAGACATCCCTTGTACCTTGGTAACGAATGAAGTCATGGCTGTGGTATCAGATTTGCCAACACCCCAAGGTATCTTAGCCGTTATGCTCTACGAAAAAGTAAACATGCCCGAATTAACTGGAGGATGGTTATTGTTAGATAATGTCCAAGATCCTGGGAATGTTGGAACAATGATTCGTACGGCAGATGCTTTTGGATTATCTGGTGTCGTTTTAGGAAAAGGATCAGCTGACATTTATAGTACAAAAGTGTTAAGAAGTATGCAGGGGAGCAATTACCATCTACCAATACTTCAAACAGACCTTGAGCAAATGATCCCGCTTTTAAAGGAACAAAATTTTAATATCTATGGAACGGAATTGAACGAGGATGCTCGTTCATTAGAACAGGTAACTGTTCCTGAGAAGTATGCAATTGTCATGGGGAATGAAGGGCAAGGCGTACGGCCCGAAATTCTTTCCTTGACGGATAAAAATATCTATATTCCGATTCGCGGAAATGCTGAATCATTAAATGTAGGAGTGGCAGCAGGCATCGTACTTTACCATTTCTCTTTATGA